One Thermogemmatispora onikobensis DNA window includes the following coding sequences:
- a CDS encoding ABC transporter ATP-binding protein: MSTIALESVTAGYGQSLVLHEINLAFDSGFHVILGSNGAGKTTLFRVGVGILPPRAGIVSVLGYEPHRDSEVKRLIGYLPHRPSLSAALSVRDNLEFWGQVLRLPSAQRRSRIDQVVADLELSDLLSKPAASLSRGQAQRVAIARALLGAPQVLFLDEPTTGLDPLAARSLRELLKGLARADKTIIYSTHNLYEAAELADDVTLIAAGRVVDRGSVEALHQRHARAQRVCLTVEGDPRTILSDLGYEAVPDREQWIVDLSDRAERSRIVAALVQAGLPVLEVRELGSPLEAVYEDLESGGQRV, encoded by the coding sequence ATGAGCACCATTGCATTAGAATCCGTCACGGCTGGCTATGGACAGTCACTCGTCCTCCACGAGATCAATCTGGCCTTCGATTCAGGTTTTCATGTGATCCTGGGAAGCAATGGAGCGGGCAAGACAACACTGTTCCGTGTCGGGGTGGGTATTCTCCCACCCCGCGCAGGCATAGTTTCTGTCCTGGGGTATGAACCGCATCGAGACAGTGAAGTCAAGCGTCTGATCGGCTACCTCCCGCATCGCCCTTCCCTCTCGGCAGCGCTCAGCGTGCGAGATAACCTGGAATTCTGGGGGCAAGTGCTCCGGCTTCCTTCCGCCCAGCGGCGGTCACGGATCGACCAGGTGGTCGCTGATTTGGAACTGAGTGATCTCCTATCCAAGCCAGCAGCTTCCTTGAGTAGAGGCCAGGCGCAGCGGGTAGCTATTGCTCGTGCTCTGCTCGGCGCTCCACAGGTGCTCTTTCTGGACGAGCCGACGACGGGTCTCGATCCATTGGCAGCACGTTCCTTGCGCGAGCTACTCAAGGGGTTGGCTCGGGCAGACAAAACGATCATTTATTCAACACATAATCTCTATGAGGCAGCTGAGCTGGCTGATGATGTGACCTTGATTGCGGCTGGTCGGGTAGTAGATCGTGGCTCCGTAGAAGCGTTGCACCAGCGTCATGCTCGTGCGCAGCGAGTCTGTCTGACAGTCGAGGGAGATCCGCGAACCATCCTGAGCGACCTGGGGTATGAAGCGGTACCAGACAGGGAGCAGTGGATTGTAGATCTTTCGGACCGGGCGGAGCGCAGTCGCATCGTGGCAGCGCTGGTGCAGGCGGGACTTCCTGTCCTTGAG
- a CDS encoding radical SAM/SPASM domain-containing protein: MLPSLFSIFLDYKCNFWCGHCSVGSSPRTVMPMPRELLLKIMTELREVPTAKVVVFTGGEATLRKQLLLEGISLAKAGGYVTRVVSNGGWATTPERARAMVRDLKSAGLDELNTSYDDFHAPFASIECIVNLVRAGLEEGLRIGLGVIVDKNATWDAAAVRRALSEGLGMEIAEIEKRVTILEDYPTPTGSGEQLDVNGLDAGDKLNMGCPEVLKTVSLHPNGMVKACCGHAMFYAQDLTLGNLNEERLIDILTRSQQNLVYWWLHMLGPKRILDKLGVEGTYTSICHACQALLADHRQAMLEYLKAHRDEVLLQDVVLGDSLKRVSTIVLKRKEEILAQMRRLES; the protein is encoded by the coding sequence ATGCTTCCAAGTCTTTTTTCGATATTTCTAGACTACAAGTGTAATTTCTGGTGTGGCCACTGCAGCGTAGGAAGCAGCCCTCGCACAGTCATGCCCATGCCACGAGAGCTTCTCCTCAAGATTATGACCGAGCTTCGGGAAGTGCCAACGGCCAAGGTGGTTGTTTTTACTGGCGGTGAGGCGACGTTGCGCAAGCAGCTCTTGCTCGAGGGGATCTCTCTCGCCAAAGCAGGTGGCTATGTGACGCGTGTGGTCAGCAATGGTGGATGGGCGACGACGCCAGAGCGTGCCCGCGCGATGGTTCGGGACCTCAAAAGCGCCGGTCTAGACGAGCTCAATACCAGCTATGACGATTTTCATGCTCCTTTTGCATCGATAGAATGCATTGTCAATCTGGTGCGAGCTGGTCTGGAAGAGGGGCTTCGGATTGGCCTGGGGGTGATCGTGGACAAGAACGCTACCTGGGATGCGGCAGCTGTGCGACGGGCCCTCAGCGAAGGGCTAGGGATGGAGATCGCCGAGATCGAAAAACGGGTGACAATTCTGGAGGACTATCCAACCCCTACTGGCTCAGGGGAACAGTTGGATGTGAACGGCCTGGATGCGGGAGACAAGCTCAACATGGGCTGTCCAGAAGTGCTCAAGACTGTCTCCCTGCACCCGAATGGTATGGTCAAGGCTTGCTGTGGGCATGCGATGTTCTACGCTCAGGATTTAACCTTGGGCAATCTGAACGAAGAGCGCCTGATTGATATTCTTACGCGAAGTCAGCAGAATCTCGTCTACTGGTGGCTTCATATGTTAGGTCCGAAGCGCATTCTTGATAAGCTCGGCGTAGAGGGGACCTATACCAGCATCTGTCATGCCTGCCAGGCGCTGCTTGCTGACCATCGGCAGGCAATGCTGGAGTACTTGAAAGCCCACCGTGATGAGGTACTCCTGCAGGATGTTGTGCTTGGCGATAGCCTGAAGCGCGTTTCGACGATTGTCCTCAAGCGGAAAGAAGAGATTCTTGCCCAAATGAGAAGGCTGGAGTCATGA